One segment of Streptomyces sp. NBC_00576 DNA contains the following:
- a CDS encoding S8 family serine peptidase — MSRRLSGALVTVLLIQGVVAGAPASGATGPTGATGGTGTTGGTGTVVAGNASGWTHGPAQQAGLHRVTLVTGDRVELSSTGKGVDGAGVAIEPALGRESMGFQQFERDGHQYVVPNDALRMVAGGQVDERLFDVTGLVAAGYDDASTAVLPTIVTYADATLGSRSLRATDGARVTRTLRAVDGAAVAVAKETAATFWDGVTTGSRTTGLRTASGIAKLWLDGKRQISLDRSVPQIGAPTEWQAGYDGTGVTVAVLDTGVDATHPDLAGRIKEAVNFTDAADTDDLVGHGTHVASTVAGGGAKYKGVAPGASLLIGKVCPDRSCPDSAILAGMEWAAPRAQIVSMSLGGDDAPGEDVLEQAVNTLTAKTGALFVLAAGNDGSADGSVDSPSTADAALSVGAVDKQDVMADFSSRGPREDGAIKPEITAPGVDIVAARAVHAGSDYIEVEPGYTSLSGTSMATPHVSGAAALLAGQHPGWRAAELKAALMASATPTPGANVNAQGAGRVDVARAVHQSVLATPTALPLGTQAAPADDDVPVVKAVTYRNDGKDPVTLDFAAKVTGPGGSAAPAGMFTVSPERTTVPPGEATTVTLTADTRVQSGTGVFEGALVGADATTGTSIRVPLTITKATPTHNLTVKVIDRAGNPAANYWTDIMSLDGSVYRFVYDPSGSGTVAVPEGRYTVDASVITASDGSTTLLARPTLTVTGDSEIVLDARKATPVSATLPRKDASLRLAAVGFRRELTNGTGFGMRVTADSFGKLFTAALGDDVGPGEGALVADVRGFWAKKGADGTYNDSPYEYVLVWFERGHLPTNFSRVVRQSELAQVKQRYYSVTSATTGAPSRAFQHNFGFPPEGGSALSAGASWFDTPGSRTLYYKADDTMWETRYNQYAADGTFQTQFFSDYETYKPGKRYTVTWQKAVPGPRFTRTTFVTREGNRLSFNVPMAGDQAGHTGYSSYDKSRVAFYYRDQKLVELNYPWTDASGTVPAAESTYRLEYSAERSAANGGFGLGTSISGSWTFRSGEVSGQEAVGLSAFDFAPVVDQSNTGRLPVVPMRLVRQPGAAASAVRSVSVEVSYDDGGSWRKARPVKAGRDAWVVPLPGRPASGGYVSLRASAGFADGGAVEYRVIRGYRVS, encoded by the coding sequence ATGTCCAGAAGACTGAGCGGCGCGCTGGTAACTGTCCTGCTGATACAGGGAGTTGTGGCGGGCGCACCCGCGTCCGGCGCAACCGGCCCAACCGGCGCAACAGGTGGGACGGGTACAACTGGCGGTACGGGCACGGTCGTTGCCGGGAACGCCTCCGGATGGACCCACGGGCCCGCACAGCAGGCCGGCCTCCACCGGGTCACCCTCGTCACCGGCGACAGGGTCGAACTGTCCAGCACGGGCAAGGGAGTTGATGGCGCCGGCGTCGCCATCGAACCCGCCCTCGGCCGCGAGAGCATGGGCTTCCAGCAGTTCGAACGCGACGGCCACCAGTACGTCGTCCCGAACGACGCCCTCCGCATGGTCGCCGGCGGCCAGGTCGACGAGCGGCTGTTCGATGTGACGGGCCTGGTCGCGGCCGGGTACGACGACGCCAGTACGGCCGTACTGCCCACGATCGTGACGTACGCCGACGCGACGCTCGGCAGCCGAAGCCTGCGCGCCACGGACGGAGCCAGGGTGACCCGCACCCTGCGAGCCGTCGACGGCGCGGCAGTGGCCGTGGCGAAGGAGACGGCGGCCACCTTCTGGGACGGGGTGACCACCGGCAGCCGTACGACGGGACTGCGCACGGCGAGCGGCATCGCCAAACTCTGGCTGGACGGCAAGCGGCAGATCAGCCTGGACCGGAGCGTGCCGCAGATCGGCGCGCCCACGGAATGGCAGGCGGGGTACGACGGCACGGGCGTCACGGTCGCCGTCCTGGACACCGGAGTCGACGCCACCCACCCCGACCTGGCCGGACGGATCAAGGAGGCCGTCAACTTCACCGACGCCGCCGACACCGACGACCTGGTCGGCCACGGCACGCACGTGGCGTCGACGGTGGCGGGCGGCGGCGCGAAGTACAAGGGGGTCGCGCCGGGCGCGTCCCTGCTGATCGGCAAGGTGTGCCCCGACCGCTCCTGCCCCGACTCGGCGATCCTGGCCGGGATGGAGTGGGCCGCGCCCCGGGCGCAGATCGTCAGCATGAGCCTCGGCGGTGACGACGCCCCGGGCGAGGACGTCCTGGAACAGGCCGTGAACACGCTGACCGCGAAGACCGGTGCCCTCTTCGTGCTCGCCGCAGGCAACGACGGCAGCGCGGACGGCTCGGTCGACTCCCCGTCCACCGCGGACGCCGCGCTCTCCGTGGGCGCCGTCGACAAGCAGGACGTCATGGCCGACTTCTCCAGCCGGGGCCCGCGCGAGGACGGCGCGATCAAGCCGGAGATCACCGCACCGGGCGTCGACATCGTCGCCGCGCGGGCCGTGCACGCGGGCAGCGACTACATCGAGGTCGAGCCCGGCTACACCTCCCTCTCCGGCACCTCCATGGCCACCCCGCACGTGTCCGGAGCAGCGGCCCTGCTCGCCGGACAGCACCCCGGCTGGCGGGCGGCCGAGCTCAAGGCGGCCCTCATGGCGTCGGCGACACCCACTCCCGGCGCGAACGTCAACGCGCAGGGCGCGGGCCGGGTGGATGTGGCCCGCGCCGTCCACCAGTCCGTCCTCGCCACCCCGACCGCCCTGCCCCTGGGCACCCAGGCCGCCCCGGCCGACGACGACGTGCCGGTGGTCAAGGCGGTGACCTACCGCAACGACGGCAAGGACCCGGTGACCCTGGACTTCGCGGCGAAGGTGACCGGCCCCGGCGGTTCCGCTGCGCCGGCCGGCATGTTCACGGTCAGCCCGGAGAGGACGACCGTCCCGCCGGGCGAGGCGACCACGGTGACGTTGACCGCCGACACGCGCGTCCAGAGCGGCACGGGCGTGTTCGAGGGCGCGCTGGTGGGCGCGGACGCGACGACCGGGACCTCGATCCGCGTACCGCTCACGATCACCAAGGCCACCCCCACCCACAACCTGACGGTCAAGGTCATCGACCGCGCGGGCAACCCGGCGGCGAACTACTGGACCGACATCATGAGCCTCGACGGCTCGGTCTACCGCTTCGTGTACGACCCGTCCGGCTCGGGCACGGTCGCCGTACCGGAGGGCCGCTACACGGTCGACGCGTCGGTCATCACGGCATCGGACGGCAGTACGACACTGCTGGCCCGCCCCACCCTCACGGTGACCGGCGACAGCGAGATCGTCCTCGACGCCCGCAAGGCCACACCCGTCTCGGCGACCCTCCCCCGCAAGGACGCGAGCCTGCGCCTCGCGGCGGTCGGCTTCCGCCGCGAACTGACCAACGGGACGGGCTTCGGCATGCGGGTCACCGCCGACTCCTTCGGCAAACTGTTCACGGCCGCCCTGGGCGACGACGTGGGCCCGGGGGAGGGGGCGCTGGTCGCGGACGTACGCGGCTTCTGGGCGAAGAAGGGCGCGGACGGCACGTACAACGACTCGCCGTACGAATACGTGCTGGTGTGGTTCGAACGGGGCCATCTGCCGACGAACTTCAGCCGGGTGGTCAGGCAGAGCGAACTGGCGCAGGTGAAGCAGCGGTACTACTCGGTGACTTCGGCGACGACAGGTGCGCCCTCGCGGGCGTTCCAGCACAACTTCGGCTTCCCACCGGAGGGCGGGAGCGCGCTGTCGGCGGGCGCCAGCTGGTTCGACACCCCGGGCAGCCGAACCCTGTACTACAAGGCCGACGACACGATGTGGGAGACGCGCTACAACCAGTACGCGGCCGACGGGACCTTCCAGACCCAGTTCTTCAGCGACTACGAGACCTACAAGCCCGGCAAGCGCTACACCGTGACCTGGCAGAAAGCGGTACCCGGCCCACGCTTCACCCGCACGACGTTCGTCACCCGCGAGGGCAACCGCCTCTCCTTCAACGTCCCGATGGCCGGCGACCAGGCGGGCCACACCGGCTACTCGTCGTACGACAAGAGCAGGGTCGCCTTCTACTACCGCGACCAGAAACTCGTGGAGCTGAACTACCCGTGGACCGACGCCTCGGGCACAGTCCCGGCGGCCGAGTCGACCTACCGCCTGGAGTACTCCGCCGAGCGCAGCGCGGCCAACGGAGGCTTCGGGCTGGGTACGAGCATCAGCGGCTCCTGGACCTTCCGCTCCGGTGAGGTGAGCGGGCAGGAGGCGGTCGGGCTGTCGGCCTTCGACTTCGCGCCCGTTGTCGATCAGAGCAACACGGGCAGGCTGCCGGTCGTGCCGATGCGGCTCGTACGGCAGCCGGGGGCTGCCGCTTCGGCGGTGCGGTCGGTGTCGGTGGAGGTGTCGTACGACGACGGGGGCAGTTGGCGGAAGGCGCGACCCGTGAAGGCCGGGCGGGACGCGTGGGTGGTGCCGTTGCCCGGGCGGCCCGCGTCCGGTGGGTATGTGTCGCTGCGGGCGAGCGCGGGGTTCGCGGACGGGGGAGCCGTGGAGTACAGGGTGATTCGGGGGTATCGGGTGAGTTAG
- a CDS encoding SGNH/GDSL hydrolase family protein, with protein sequence MTSMSRARVARRIAAGAAYGGGGIGLMSAAAVGLVLAEVRMAKRQVGNGGSPHPPSADGLYGRVYATPGEPPLRLVLLGDSTAAGQGVHRARQTPGALLASGLSAVAERPVELRNVALPGAQSDDLDRQVGLTVSASEWIPDICVIMVGANDVTHRMPPTRSVRHLSSAVRRLRTAGAEVVVGTCPDLGTVEQVQQPLRWLARRASRHLAAAQTIGVVEQGGRTVSLGDLLGPEFEANPRELFGPDNYHPSAEGYATAAMAVLPTVCAALGLWPAEEERPDVSRREGFLPVARAAAAAVSEPGTEVTAAMPTGPRGPWALLKRRRRRRVPATDPAPTPGGVSSG encoded by the coding sequence ATGACGAGCATGTCCAGGGCAAGGGTGGCCCGGCGGATCGCGGCCGGCGCTGCGTACGGCGGTGGCGGGATCGGCCTGATGAGCGCGGCGGCCGTGGGACTGGTGCTGGCCGAGGTACGGATGGCGAAACGCCAGGTGGGCAACGGCGGCAGTCCGCACCCGCCGAGTGCGGACGGCCTGTACGGACGCGTGTACGCGACGCCCGGTGAGCCCCCGCTCAGACTCGTCCTGCTGGGCGACTCCACGGCAGCGGGCCAGGGCGTCCACCGGGCCCGCCAGACCCCGGGCGCCCTGCTCGCGTCCGGTCTCTCGGCGGTCGCGGAACGCCCGGTGGAACTGCGCAACGTGGCGCTGCCCGGCGCCCAGTCCGACGACCTGGACCGCCAGGTGGGGCTGACCGTCTCGGCGTCCGAGTGGATCCCGGACATCTGCGTGATCATGGTCGGCGCGAACGACGTCACCCACCGGATGCCCCCGACGCGCTCGGTCCGCCACCTTTCCTCGGCGGTACGCAGGCTGCGTACGGCGGGTGCGGAAGTGGTCGTGGGCACCTGTCCCGACCTGGGCACCGTCGAGCAGGTCCAGCAGCCGCTGCGCTGGCTGGCCCGCCGGGCGTCCCGGCATCTGGCGGCGGCCCAGACGATCGGGGTCGTGGAACAGGGGGGCCGCACGGTGTCGCTGGGCGACCTGCTCGGCCCCGAGTTCGAGGCGAACCCGCGCGAACTGTTCGGCCCGGACAACTACCACCCCTCCGCGGAGGGCTACGCGACGGCGGCGATGGCGGTACTCCCCACGGTGTGCGCGGCCCTGGGCCTGTGGCCTGCGGAGGAGGAGCGCCCGGACGTGTCCCGCCGCGAGGGCTTCCTGCCGGTGGCGCGTGCGGCGGCAGCGGCGGTGTCGGAGCCAGGCACGGAGGTCACGGCCGCGATGCCCACGGGGCCCAGGGGACCCTGGGCACTCCTCAAACGCAGGCGGCGCAGGCGGGTACCGGCGACGGACCCGGCGCCTACGCCGGGGGGAGTGTCGAGCGGCTGA
- a CDS encoding helix-turn-helix domain-containing protein, translating to MAARPQPTARRIGLGHELRQLRKEAGLTIAQAVDGLSVDESTLQRVETGWKSFRQAGHLRELLERYGITDDDQMDRLVALQREASSREWWSDGSTNMLSGMPRFLGIEAAAREIRAFHPTVVPGLLQAELYARAVHELHKLIDETTSEFMEQSVRLRMKRKEALTREDDPVKLWVVLNEPALRYPVGSADVMREQYDELGKLAALENVTIQVLPQGERGYVAFHDVNIMILGDGLPTTIQSDTAMRTVAVTDKPREVGRFSRMFDVMASNALPPRDTPKILNQLAREITE from the coding sequence ATGGCGGCAAGACCTCAGCCAACCGCCAGGCGGATCGGACTCGGCCATGAACTACGGCAGTTGCGCAAGGAAGCCGGGCTCACCATCGCTCAAGCCGTCGACGGCCTGAGCGTCGACGAGAGCACCCTCCAACGCGTCGAGACCGGCTGGAAGTCCTTCCGGCAGGCCGGCCACCTGCGGGAACTGCTGGAGCGCTACGGCATCACCGACGACGACCAGATGGACCGGCTCGTCGCCCTCCAGCGCGAGGCGTCCAGCCGGGAATGGTGGTCGGACGGCAGCACGAACATGCTCTCCGGCATGCCCCGCTTCCTCGGCATCGAGGCCGCGGCCCGGGAAATCCGCGCCTTCCACCCGACCGTCGTCCCGGGCCTGCTTCAGGCCGAGCTGTACGCACGTGCCGTACACGAACTGCACAAGCTCATTGACGAGACCACGTCCGAGTTCATGGAGCAGAGCGTGCGTCTGCGGATGAAGCGGAAGGAGGCGCTGACCCGCGAGGACGACCCCGTGAAGCTCTGGGTCGTTCTCAACGAACCGGCCCTGCGGTATCCCGTCGGCAGCGCCGATGTGATGCGGGAGCAGTACGACGAACTGGGCAAGCTGGCCGCCCTGGAGAACGTCACCATCCAGGTGCTCCCCCAGGGAGAGCGGGGCTACGTGGCATTCCACGACGTGAACATCATGATCCTCGGCGACGGGCTGCCGACGACCATCCAGAGCGACACCGCGATGCGCACCGTCGCCGTCACTGACAAGCCCCGCGAAGTCGGTCGGTTCTCCCGGATGTTCGACGTCATGGCGTCGAACGCCCTTCCCCCACGCGACACACCGAAGATCCTGAACCAGCTAGCGCGAGAGATCACAGAATGA
- a CDS encoding recombinase family protein: MAGTSRSYLNPDLVKALSEGQTFEQWLGDRIPGIDYARISGDQAVRSSTKAKTREKGVGIRHQHEGNDEVAAEHGIAIVRFYEDNNITAADPDIVRPSFREMTRAMLHRKVPEGYPVRAIVATEYERVWRLPEDYIRFRRAVISEPDGFFVERGKPYDIHSVGGNIVGLVNSGVSEGEVSKTKERILRNMRRRAQDGTTPGGRRRFGWLAQDLREGRATNMALDPDEAPYVRKMIDWALEGRAWKTIARDLNELGSVGASGKPWSGETVRQLLVNPVICGMRQVKGEIVKDTKTGEPVMGKWETIATVEEWEAIRDLSKRRGAQRGMRLTNGGGKVPGAPESRARKYLFSGFLRCGATRRDGKGICNAKMGGVRRPTASNPDNCVYQCVSLDCGKTARSLQKVDEFLGELVIRALEAEFKHAETKSTPWEGEEKLTVLKTKKDSLESKWLEGAVSDDQFYRLTPQLEEQIEALEEDRREHAAIEAANNTFSGWDRSKWAGMDLTQKRMAIGRIMHAAIIMPFPEGRSKRAPFDANLIKVIPRRSSAQQD, encoded by the coding sequence TTGGCTGGCACCTCGCGCAGCTATCTGAACCCTGACCTGGTCAAAGCCCTGTCCGAGGGACAGACCTTCGAGCAGTGGCTAGGGGACCGGATACCCGGCATCGACTACGCCCGGATCAGCGGCGACCAGGCCGTCAGGTCCAGCACGAAGGCCAAGACGAGAGAGAAGGGTGTCGGTATCCGGCACCAGCACGAGGGCAACGACGAGGTAGCGGCAGAGCACGGCATCGCCATCGTCCGCTTCTACGAGGACAACAACATCACCGCGGCTGACCCAGACATCGTTCGTCCCAGCTTTCGCGAGATGACCCGAGCCATGCTCCACCGGAAGGTCCCCGAGGGCTACCCCGTCCGAGCCATCGTCGCCACCGAGTACGAGCGAGTCTGGCGACTGCCCGAGGACTACATCCGCTTCCGCCGCGCCGTGATCTCCGAGCCGGACGGCTTCTTTGTCGAGCGAGGCAAGCCCTACGACATCCACAGCGTTGGGGGCAACATCGTCGGACTCGTCAACTCGGGCGTCTCCGAGGGCGAGGTCTCCAAGACGAAGGAACGCATCCTGCGCAACATGCGCAGGCGTGCCCAGGACGGCACCACTCCCGGCGGCCGACGCCGCTTCGGCTGGCTCGCCCAGGACCTCAGGGAGGGCCGAGCCACGAACATGGCCCTCGACCCCGACGAGGCCCCCTACGTTCGCAAGATGATCGACTGGGCTCTCGAAGGCCGGGCCTGGAAGACGATCGCCCGAGACCTCAACGAGCTGGGCTCGGTCGGAGCATCCGGGAAGCCCTGGTCGGGGGAAACGGTCCGCCAGCTCCTCGTCAATCCCGTGATCTGCGGCATGCGCCAGGTGAAGGGCGAGATCGTCAAGGACACCAAGACGGGTGAGCCGGTCATGGGCAAGTGGGAGACGATCGCCACCGTTGAAGAGTGGGAAGCGATCCGCGACCTGTCAAAGCGGCGCGGAGCACAGCGGGGCATGCGCCTGACCAACGGCGGAGGCAAGGTTCCTGGTGCCCCCGAGTCCCGCGCACGCAAGTACCTCTTCAGCGGCTTCCTGCGGTGTGGTGCTACGCGCAGGGACGGTAAGGGCATCTGCAACGCCAAGATGGGAGGGGTGCGCCGGCCGACGGCGAGCAACCCGGATAACTGCGTCTATCAGTGCGTGAGCTTGGATTGCGGAAAGACGGCCCGCAGCTTGCAGAAGGTTGATGAGTTCCTTGGAGAGCTGGTGATTCGGGCCCTCGAAGCGGAGTTCAAGCACGCAGAGACGAAGTCGACTCCGTGGGAGGGCGAAGAGAAGCTGACGGTCCTGAAAACGAAGAAAGACTCCCTCGAATCCAAGTGGCTGGAGGGAGCTGTGTCGGACGACCAGTTCTACCGGCTGACGCCGCAGCTCGAAGAGCAGATTGAGGCCCTGGAAGAGGACCGCAGGGAGCACGCGGCGATCGAGGCCGCGAACAACACCTTCTCCGGTTGGGACCGGTCGAAGTGGGCTGGGATGGACTTGACTCAGAAGCGCATGGCTATCGGCCGGATCATGCACGCGGCAATCATCATGCCCTTCCCCGAGGGGCGGTCCAAGAGGGCACCGTTCGACGCCAACCTGATCAAGGTCATCCCTCGTAGGTCGAGTGCTCAGCAAGACTGA
- a CDS encoding dihydropteroate synthase, which produces MISLTDLIDLARRFEDDLSLPVDPLRVGDREIDVDTTPAIMGCVNLSQDSTYRESIATSTHSAIRKGRILAAQGADIVDVGAESSNPHTVQVTAQEQISALVPVVKGLTSEGIAVSIETYEPAVARSCLEAGALLLNYSGGLASDGEIFPMLADHQATVILCYVEGQNSRDVSAKGIDQDPIPRMLDYFERRVDHARSVGVDRIVIDPGIGFSHERSVAANIRTHYQGRALLNTFRLRRIGIPICHALPHAFGLFEDEFRTAEGFFTVLAHLGGTGIYRTHEVPQIRAILTALRALGPQAFGLDKTEPTTH; this is translated from the coding sequence ATGATTTCCCTTACCGATTTGATAGATCTGGCGCGGCGATTTGAGGACGATCTTTCCCTACCTGTCGACCCGCTTCGCGTGGGGGATCGAGAAATCGATGTCGACACCACCCCCGCCATCATGGGATGCGTCAATCTTTCTCAAGACTCCACCTATCGGGAGAGCATTGCGACCTCAACCCACTCCGCTATCCGGAAAGGGCGTATTCTCGCTGCGCAAGGAGCCGATATCGTCGATGTCGGCGCCGAGTCAAGCAACCCCCATACTGTGCAGGTCACTGCACAAGAACAGATCTCCGCCTTGGTGCCAGTCGTGAAGGGGCTTACTTCGGAAGGTATCGCCGTTTCGATCGAGACCTATGAGCCTGCCGTTGCCCGATCGTGCCTGGAAGCGGGGGCGCTCCTGCTGAATTACTCCGGAGGGTTGGCATCAGACGGTGAAATATTCCCTATGCTGGCCGACCATCAGGCGACAGTTATTCTTTGCTATGTCGAAGGGCAGAACTCTCGGGATGTGAGCGCCAAGGGCATCGACCAAGACCCCATTCCTAGGATGCTTGACTACTTTGAGAGGCGCGTGGATCACGCTCGCTCAGTTGGGGTCGATCGAATCGTCATTGACCCCGGAATTGGCTTCTCTCACGAGAGATCTGTAGCCGCCAATATTCGCACTCACTATCAGGGGCGGGCCCTCCTGAATACATTCAGGCTTCGACGGATAGGGATTCCAATCTGCCACGCCTTGCCTCACGCCTTCGGTCTATTCGAAGATGAGTTCCGCACCGCCGAAGGCTTCTTTACGGTTTTGGCGCATCTCGGAGGAACAGGTATCTACCGCACTCACGAAGTGCCTCAGATCAGGGCGATATTGACTGCTCTCCGGGCACTCGGCCCTCAAGCCTTCGGTCTGGACAAGACCGAGCCGACCACTCACTGA
- a CDS encoding tetratricopeptide repeat protein has product MSFDLIALANVHVDLGDYATAVPLISRALRIREARYAPDHLYIGYVLLFKAQVLHTLNDPTAVDLARRGAQIMHTRLGKTHPKTLDAFALVNRLG; this is encoded by the coding sequence GTGAGCTTTGACCTGATTGCACTGGCGAACGTTCACGTCGACCTCGGCGACTACGCCACGGCCGTGCCGCTGATCTCGCGGGCGCTGCGGATCCGCGAGGCCAGGTACGCACCGGACCACCTGTACATCGGGTACGTACTGCTGTTCAAGGCCCAAGTCCTGCACACGTTGAACGACCCGACGGCAGTGGACCTCGCGCGCCGGGGTGCACAGATCATGCACACCCGACTGGGCAAGACCCACCCCAAGACCCTGGACGCATTCGCTCTGGTCAACCGTCTAGGTTGA
- a CDS encoding cystathionine beta-synthase, whose amino-acid sequence MQFHDSMISLVGNTPLLRLNSVTAGIQATVLAKVEYFNPGGSVKDRIALRMIEAAEESGELRPGGTIVEPTSGNTGVGLAIVAQQKGYKCIFVCPDKVSTDKINVMRAYGADVVVCPTAVDPEHPDSYYNVSDRLVRETPGAWKPDQYSNPHNPLSHYHSTGPELWEQTEGRITHFVAGVGTGGTISGTGRYLKDASDGRVQVVGADPEGSVYSGGSGRPYLVEGVGEDFWPTAYDRTVADEIIAVSDKDSFQMTRRLAKEEGLLVGGSCGMAVVAALRVAERLGPDDVVVVLLPDSGRGYLSKIFNDEWIGQHGFSEATATESTAGDVLKQKEGGGIPNFVHMHPTETVGAAVEVLREFGVSQMPVVAKGAGHPDVMAPEVIGAVDERVLLHALFADRAGSGDPIEKHMSPPLPVVGSGEPVARMMSVLEGRDAAVVLVDGKPTGVITRQDLLAFLSDSTG is encoded by the coding sequence GTGCAATTCCACGACTCGATGATCAGCCTCGTCGGCAACACCCCGCTGCTGAGGCTCAACAGTGTGACCGCGGGCATCCAGGCGACCGTCCTCGCGAAGGTCGAGTACTTCAACCCCGGCGGCTCCGTGAAGGACCGCATCGCCCTGCGCATGATCGAGGCGGCGGAGGAGAGCGGCGAGCTCCGGCCCGGCGGCACGATCGTTGAGCCGACCAGCGGAAACACCGGGGTCGGGCTGGCCATCGTGGCTCAGCAGAAGGGCTACAAGTGCATCTTCGTCTGCCCCGACAAGGTCTCCACCGACAAGATCAACGTGATGCGTGCGTACGGCGCCGACGTGGTGGTCTGCCCCACCGCTGTTGACCCAGAGCACCCGGACTCGTACTACAACGTGTCCGACCGGCTGGTGCGCGAGACGCCGGGCGCCTGGAAGCCCGACCAGTACTCCAACCCCCACAACCCCCTCTCGCACTATCACTCCACCGGCCCCGAGCTGTGGGAGCAGACCGAGGGGCGGATCACCCACTTCGTGGCCGGAGTGGGGACCGGGGGAACGATTTCCGGGACCGGGCGCTATCTGAAGGACGCCAGTGACGGGCGCGTCCAGGTCGTCGGGGCCGACCCGGAAGGGTCCGTGTACTCCGGGGGGTCCGGACGGCCGTACCTCGTCGAAGGGGTGGGGGAGGACTTCTGGCCCACCGCCTACGACCGGACCGTCGCCGACGAGATCATCGCCGTGTCCGACAAGGACTCCTTCCAGATGACCCGGCGGCTCGCCAAGGAGGAGGGCCTGCTGGTGGGCGGCTCCTGCGGAATGGCTGTCGTCGCCGCACTGCGGGTCGCGGAGCGGCTCGGACCGGACGATGTCGTCGTCGTGCTGCTGCCCGACAGCGGGCGCGGGTACCTCAGCAAGATCTTCAACGACGAGTGGATCGGTCAACATGGGTTCAGCGAAGCCACGGCAACGGAGTCGACCGCAGGAGACGTGCTGAAGCAGAAGGAGGGAGGCGGCATCCCGAACTTCGTACACATGCACCCCACCGAGACCGTTGGGGCCGCAGTCGAGGTACTGAGGGAGTTCGGGGTATCGCAGATGCCGGTAGTGGCCAAGGGAGCTGGGCATCCCGATGTGATGGCCCCCGAAGTGATCGGGGCCGTGGACGAACGAGTGCTCTTGCATGCACTGTTCGCCGATCGCGCCGGGTCGGGAGACCCGATCGAGAAGCACATGAGCCCGCCACTGCCGGTTGTCGGATCGGGAGAACCGGTAGCACGGATGATGTCCGTGTTGGAAGGACGGGACGCGGCGGTGGTCCTGGTGGACGGCAAGCCCACCGGAGTGATCACCCGCCAAGACCTGTTGGCCTTCCTTTCCGACTCCACCGGCTGA
- a CDS encoding DUF397 domain-containing protein, whose product MNTQPATNTAPLPEGMDWVKSSYSNNGGNCIEISNDLPGVVPVRDSKTPHGPILVASEAAWGTFVEHIKR is encoded by the coding sequence ATGAACACACAGCCAGCCACGAACACGGCACCCCTTCCGGAGGGCATGGACTGGGTCAAGTCCTCCTACAGCAACAACGGCGGCAACTGCATAGAGATCTCCAACGACCTCCCCGGCGTTGTCCCCGTCCGCGACAGCAAGACCCCTCACGGGCCGATCCTGGTCGCTTCAGAAGCGGCTTGGGGCACCTTCGTGGAACACATCAAGCGCTGA
- a CDS encoding LysR family transcriptional regulator: protein MDLEIRHLRVLNAIADTGSITRAAAALGFTQPALTAQLQRIERALGGALFVRDGSGSRPTAFGAMVLTHGQGILTAHEDLMRDVRQRGPDDSDLTAVRLGSVPGPLTAVLVTTARSLLPRAEITLHTCDTEEEQLELLATGRLDFGLVVDYPEYELALRPGLSEALLAVDPVFVLISERHPLAARPDIPLSALSGEAWLAGENKDVRMRTQFRAACRRAGFAPRRVQRLSGSVVFPLVGQGHGVALAHPLVTEREGVVVRPLTGDPMGVRQRLVWAAHSPLAEHAPALHDALTKAYWAEAQRARVYWGWLEGRGRLPSPAPPP from the coding sequence ATGGATCTCGAGATCCGCCACTTACGCGTCCTGAACGCCATCGCCGATACCGGCTCCATCACCCGCGCCGCAGCGGCCCTCGGCTTCACCCAGCCCGCGCTGACCGCCCAACTCCAGCGCATAGAACGGGCGTTGGGAGGTGCCCTGTTCGTACGGGACGGGAGCGGCTCCCGGCCGACGGCCTTCGGCGCGATGGTGCTGACGCACGGGCAGGGCATCCTCACGGCCCACGAGGACCTCATGCGTGACGTACGACAGCGGGGCCCCGACGACTCCGACCTGACCGCCGTCCGGCTCGGATCCGTCCCCGGCCCGCTCACCGCCGTACTGGTGACCACCGCGCGCAGCCTGCTGCCCCGGGCCGAGATCACCCTGCACACCTGCGACACGGAGGAGGAGCAACTCGAACTGCTCGCCACCGGCCGGCTCGACTTCGGCCTGGTCGTCGACTACCCGGAGTACGAGCTGGCGCTGCGTCCCGGGCTCAGCGAGGCCCTTCTCGCCGTCGACCCCGTCTTCGTGCTGATCTCCGAACGGCATCCGCTCGCCGCCCGCCCCGACATCCCCCTCTCCGCGCTCTCCGGTGAGGCCTGGCTGGCCGGCGAGAACAAGGACGTACGGATGCGGACGCAGTTCCGGGCCGCGTGCCGACGCGCCGGATTCGCCCCTCGCCGGGTGCAGCGGCTGAGCGGCAGCGTGGTGTTCCCGCTGGTCGGACAGGGTCACGGGGTCGCCCTCGCGCACCCGCTGGTGACCGAGCGCGAGGGTGTGGTCGTACGGCCGCTGACCGGGGACCCGATGGGCGTACGGCAACGGCTGGTGTGGGCGGCCCACAGCCCTCTCGCCGAACACGCGCCCGCGCTGCACGACGCGCTCACGAAGGCGTACTGGGCGGAGGCGCAGCGGGCGCGGGTGTACTGGGGGTGGCTGGAGGGGAGGGGGCGACTGCCGTCCCCCGCGCCCCCGCCCTGA